The Limanda limanda chromosome 21, fLimLim1.1, whole genome shotgun sequence genome contains the following window.
CAGATCTCATCAGGACTCGGTGCAGTTTCCTCTGATGCTGTGTCGGTGCCcagcagggggagggggaggaggctgctggaacATCTGGGCATCAAGCTGGGGGCAGCACCgcctcctctgattggccgagCAGCGCGACGTGTACCTCAGTCAGCGACAGGTGGATCACATGTGACGATGACCTGCGGGAGTGCGCGGCTCGGGCACGCGcctctgctctccctctgcctgtATGGAGTGTGAGTGGTGACGCTCTgatcactgaggaggaggaaagttaGTGCAACTTCCAAGgtaagacttttatttttttaccacaTATTCAGTCATGGTGGTTCATtcactttctttgtttctcttccaCTGGAGCCTGTTTATCTCACTGCAGTTATTAAAAAAACCGTTGGGGTGATACCATGTGTGTTAGGGAGATAAAGAGTGAGGAGGAAAAACTCTCTCAGTGGGGATGTGGAGGGTTGTTTTCATCATGTGCACTCCTCTGTGTAAAAGTGCTTTCCATTTCAATATCTGTATATTTAAAAGTATATAGTTTGAAGTAAGGAAGGGTGATATGCAAACATTTAATTGagatcaaaatgttaatatGAGTCGATTAATCTTTATCTATAAAAAACGGTTTTCTCTCAGTTTACAAAAGCAGACACAGTCATCATAGTCTTAATGAAATGGCTaatgtcaaatgtaaaaataaaagctaTTAGTTACATCTCATCTTCGAGATCTGTGAGACCTTTGTGTTCTTAAAGGTCCTCATGTGTCCACTGATTATGTTTTAAAGTGAATTCCGTTTTTCAGACGTAGACGTACATTCTTTCCCaagacaaaattaaaaaaaaagattaaggAGGTGTGTATTTCCTGTAAGTTTAAAGACAgacttttgttgttttaaactcaTCTTTATGGACagagaatgaaaaacacttGAGGTAGATGAATCACATGTTATTCCTCCTCATTGTACTGACACAATGAATAATTAATACATCAACATGAATTGGACTTTgcttatattgctattgataaCATATATATTCCGATAATTAACGATATAGTTTTTTCGCCAATTCCCTGTGAATCCAGAGCCACGGCACATTTAATGTAATAACCTCTGACATCAGGACGTTTATTTAGTCGTGTATTGGCTCCAGTATTTCACGTCAAACCATTCACTCGTTCAAGTGAAGTTCAAGAGCAGCCGAGGTGAATTGGcccgactgctgctgctgctgagcgtGCATGgctgctctctgtgtttttgtgaccTTGAAATGGACATTATCTCAGGACCGTGGGGATAAGAGAGGCGTAGATTAACAGGCCAACATCATGGAGTTTTCACACTGCAAGAGGCCGATTAGATACAACAGGATGCAAGGCTGTGTGAGTTGGAGAGAGGCCTGTGGAGTAAATGGGGGTTACAGGCCAACTGAGGTTAAACTCTGTGCAAATAGTTCTAAATTTAAACACGTTTTTCTTCCAGGCCTGTTGAAGCAGTGAGATCTGTctgagagaagaaggaggagaggagagaaggaggaagcagGATGAAGTCCAAAAGGAAGGCCGTCAAAACATCCATTCAGACCTGGTCTGACCCGGAGCCAGAGCTAGAGCCGGACACGGAACCAGAACCCGGCTCCAGCGAGCAGGAGGGCTCAGAGGCGTCGGTGCGGATCGGCGGCTCCTGGAGGGGCTCGCTGAGGAGCGGGGGCAGGAACCGCCAGGGAGGAGCGGGCggagggaggcggaggaggcAGCGCTCCTCCAGCACCAAAGAGCGCAGCCTCCGCCGCCTGGAGAGCAACGAGCGGGAGCGCCAGCGCATGCACAAACTCAACAACGCCTTCCAAGCGCTGCAGGAGGCCATCCCGCACGTCAAGACCGACAAGAAGCTGTCCAAGATCGAGACCCTCACCCTGGCCAAGAATTACATCAAAGCTCTGACCACCGTCGTCGTGGACATGTCAGGGGCCTGCCTGCCCACTGGGGGGGTCCCATCAGAGGCCAGTGCCGCCAAGCTGCTCCAGTGCTACCAGCAGCACCTGGAGGACGACGGGGAGGACGACCTCACCCAGTACCTCACCCACATGCACAGCTTCGGCCAGCGCAGCTAACAGTGACTGCGAGGTGGGTCAGAGGCcagggggggtgtgggggggcatcggtcctgctgctctgagatcTGCTCAAAACGATGCAGGAACAGGAGCTGTTCAACTCACAGACACGTGAAAGCAGACTCCTAACATGGAGACTCTTGAGGACCACTCGCCTGGCAGACACAGAGTGGGACAAGATGGACCTTACAGACTTCTTATCGTACTCAGAGAGGAAGGACTTTCCTTTCAccattctgtcttttctttttcttctatgGTTTGCGCTGAGGCAGGGAGCTGTTCtctttttgtgttatcttgtgatcttcttgtgttttttcgGTTGTGAAAGCTGCCGAGCGTAGCCTCAGGTCATAACTGTCACATCCAGGCAGAGGAGAAATGCAAGCAGCAGCCCCCAAATATTGAAATACTGAAGCGAGAAAAAGTGTTTGTTCATTCGCTCCCGTTGACGGCCTCCCACAAATGTGAGAACTCGATGTACTCGTCTTGCGGGTTGTACAGTGGCTGTGAGGCAGACGTGATGTTTTCAGTGTATATTATTTGACTTTTTGTGCCTTGAGGCAGGACTTTGTGGTGAAAAAAGcgcaggagaggagaagataCTTGACGagttcaataaacacatttatttattgacaaGAACTGTTATTTTGAACCATGCACAACACCCGAGAAATGTAGCCCATGATGTCAAGCACGGACGTGTTGCTCACTAGAGTAACTGATTTTCTCAGTTAATTCAATATTAACATTTAGCTGCATCATATTAAGACATCCACTTACGACTTGGGTGAACATAGGAAGCgattcatcagtgtgtgtggtttatgaATATTTCTTTATGGAAAACTATTGAAAATGAATTGCTCTGACAACTGTACAAACACTACTCCAGCTTTAGATACTACCATTGCAACACCGACTATATACTCACTGTGAAACACTAATATCTTACAGATTTATAACAAAAATATAGTGTTTTCTGACGATTGTTTTTCTCACTGCTCAGTCATTTGACTACAAAAGTAAACGACATGAAAGTGGAAACTCCTGAGAAAGAGGAAGGTTCAGTTTTAGCAGGTCAACCACAAGACTTATACAACCAATCAACATGTTTTCCCGTATTTACAACGCTAAACATTGCACTTACTCCATGACAGCATCAAAATAGTcacatcatcttttttttttatgttttagcAAATAACCTTAAAATTTTGATcagaactagaatggcactcgtACCTCGGCCGAAGCCCATCAGTCCCCCTTGAAATTCAATCTAGCGGCACACTTAGATATCATTCCCCCAAATGTGcctgattccccccccccacccccatcaaGATCATTATTTTTTGAGaaatacacagaaattatgaaaaaaagctcacaatgttacagaaagtgaaaacaaaaaaatcatgaGTCTGTTTTCTTAACAGAATCTGCTCCAAAACATCTTTCTCGACTCATATCCCACCTGTCTatcaagtttcaagaaaatggGTTCAGTAGGTTTTGTAATGCTAATGGACAAACGGATCACTAGTAAAGTGTACAAGCCAATCAGCGACCACCACAGGTAAATTAATCTACTACAGAGCTTGTCACAGCTGCTACATACAGGCTCCAGAAAGGACtccaactgaaaacaaaactttCAAGTTGAAAGtctaaatattttttcaatCACATGTTAGATTATAAGTTATTAGACTCTATCTTTTACTATTAAAAGAGACTAATAAACTGCTTTTAGTGGTGTCTCCGATTGTCTCACTGAGTCATGGTGGTTTCCTCTGGCCCAACAAGCAGGACTGTAGCATGCAGTTACCCTAAATGTAGACTACACAAAGTCCCTTCAGAAACCtgtgggtgacacacacacacgcacacacactggaatGAAGTGTtgcagcggtgtgtgtgtgacaatagAAGCAGCCTGGATCACACATTGCCTGTTTCATCCAGTGATCACAGAGGAATCTGATTTACACTGTTTCACCTTGTGTTATTGACCTGTTGCCTGCAGACTAGGATGAAACATGTttggttttttttacattgtacaCAATACCAGCCCTCGAGCTATCAGTTCAATACCAACTGTAATTACTGCACACTaatgtttacatttacatttctataTGACCTTATACAATATATTCTAAAAAGCCTCACCCTCCCAGAGACCCCTCAAACATCTCATtatgatgaataaataagaaaataaacgtGTTAAGACCATTGAGTTCAGCGTCAGAGAGCAAAAAACAAGCAGTGGCCCAAAGAAATTACACAGAAATGTACAGAGGACATGAACGCTTTTTACAATGATTATTCAGGACTGAAGGACGTCTGCAGAGGGAATCGTTTCTGCATCCACGTTATCAGAGGTCATTGAATATGCCAAGAATCAAAACTTTCTGTTTTACTGACACATGTGACGTGAAGACCGAAGGCTGTTCTGTGGAGGTTGAACCGTCACTGCTGCTACCTCAGCGTTACATGTAGAAGTGGGTTTGAACAGAAATTCACGACACAGGGGACAGGGTTTAGGACGTCTACATACAGTTTTGTGTGCGCCCGTGAGTTTATGTGTGTATCTCGCATCCATGAGGATTGCCGTTGACCTCCAGGCTCCCGACCAGGGGGGGGCTCTGAGGGGCGGGGGAGGACTCGCTTGTTAGAGAGGGAAGACAGCCGCGTGACTCTTCCAGGGAGTTTCCTCTCACCGTGATGTGATCCCATCCACCCTTAaagaaggacagagagggagataaCAGCCTCGGAATTTATCCTTttttgcaaataaacaaacaataacacttAGGGTCATGTAAGGTAGAGTCCTTACCACAGTAAAACACaccattttatgtttttattgaaaagaTGGGGGTTAGGGTTCAATAAATGTGGTAGGTATAGAATATCTGATTGCAAATTGAAGTTACAAATGTAATTCAGAGAGTggccacacagacagagagttgATAAATGTCCCATAGAGTTTAGTTTTCTAGATGACTTACCCCAATGCCGTAGTCCCACGACTGTCCTTTAGGGTCCATGGGTTGCACCTCGAGTCGATGGCACACTGTCCCACAGCTCAGGCCGTGGCTGCCCTGCACCTTGTCCGCTATGATCCACACCTTCacccacacaacaacaaaccatCAGAGATCACCCACCAAACAACATACAAGATTGATTCTTAATCATCAGTCATCTTAACTGGGTAACTATCAAATTCTAACCACAAAAGCCAGTAAACTTGATGGATCAtccttaaggccaatttatgcttgagcgtattttgtaaaacggatagataagaccgccatatccgtcgtgaaacgccctctccgagtgcttcggacagcttttcgtacaggtctgatttttctaacttctccgtgttgtgacggagagcccgcggacatctcttggctgtgattggtccgcgaacgacatcatttccgtatgtcgtcatttccgtacgacgtcatttctgttcgacgtcatttccggacctgtaacttcctgattcacaataaatacatacacaactacgattctacgattaatgtgacgtgtgtgttaagccaggggagttgtccggctgacggtggctcgttagagcactgagggcatgtgtgcacggtcacagacggttagaacgagctttcaaaacggcgctagcaggctaggctagcgggctaggctagccaccatgctaactgcggtggtaacagtgcaagaacccgccgtcacgactttaattccacttctatcatgacactgtttctataataccgtcaggttagaagcaaacactggatagtagttagtgtcgggagtccctgctgactgtgtgtggaagctggggggagctagctgggaggggagctagctagctacatgtagcctcaagcagattcaagctgtggaatcagcaacacagttcggaaacaagaccggggaaccgctgcgctaagaaacgataacatcagcatcttgacccgctgggtgtcactttatttagttctgttagttgccatggttcagtgtgtgggaggcaggctaacatgtaaacagagacacgtggacttcttcttcccaaatggggtaggcttctctgagctcgtcttccgttgcgccacctatgggtttggcgatgaattttttccgacgtagagtgtcggagaagtaaaaagcaaaaagactctttgccccccgctgagacctctccgagaaacggacacgtagtagtatataagagcctttactctgTCCACAACAACCTCATGTTTACCAACACACCTCACACTCCTGGGCTCTAGATCTATCCATACAACGTGCATGATTATTTGCATGTATAGTGGGGAAgagagatccgatcacaagtggtcataGGCGACACTTTCAGAACGCATTGTAATGTCAGGCGTCAACATATCACTTCAGCCTgttcacttgtgattggatctttCAGGTCAGAACAGGACCTAAGACACTGAGCAGCTGTATTAATATGACGGCTGTCACATCAACATCTATCAGTTAATTCAGTGTCGACAGTAAAGGGCATCAACAGTCAGGGAAGTTTCATGGTGAAGTAAAGAAAATGTCCGGGTGCCCACCTGGTCCAGAGGCCCAACGGAGACTTTGCGTACATTATTAGAGATGTGATCCCAGGAGGAGCCCTGAGGGTAGCTGGGAGTCACACCCTGCCTGTACCACAAGTTACCTGGATGGGAAATAGCCACATTGGACATGATCAGTTACAgtctacaaaaaaaaaagaagcctcgTATAAACAAGATTTTTGTGTAACTCACTGTTTTCATCTACAGCGTGGACTGATGTCCTCCCTACAGAGACCTGCTTCAGCTTCTGTTTGGCTGGGGAGGGGATGTGGAACCAAGAGTCTCCTGCAGAGGGAGACACAacgcacacaaataaaaacacgtCTGTTTGCCGCATCGGAGGCTGACAAGTTCTGACTGATTCTGCGTTGACAAGAACATGAATgacatcttctcctcttccaggCAGAATATAAAACAGTTCATCCCACTGACCTGCAGGACTCTGAGGAGACACTGATCCTCTATAAAAAGCTGAACCGTCCTTTGCAATGGCCCAGACTTGGCTGACAGCACCGATGGTAATGGACTTGAAAGGCTGGTCAGTTCCCACGTGGAGCCACGAGGATCCCTGAGAGATCAAGAACAAGATGTTAGAACAATTACTGCTCACACACTTGTTACATTATTTCTGTTGCTTTATTCATGTGACTCACAGCAGGCGTCAGTGCAGTGACTCCCAGTCGGCAAAGCACGTCTCCCTTGTTGCTGATGGCCCACAGGGGAACCACGTCCACGCTGCTCTGAGTGGCACACGGCAGAATGGTCACGTCACTCAGTGGGATGGGGGGGATTTCTTGCCAGGGTCCAGTAGTGGTCAATTTACACTTCCTGTgtaggaggaaaaaaaacatcatatgTTTCTAATATTTAATGATCTATAACAAAAAACATCTGTGATAACAATGTTACATTAACACTAGTAATACCTATGGTTATTTATTGCCTAATGATTaatcacaaaaaaactttaaccACACTGACTTTATCGACCTGCAACAAATGTCAGgggctagatagatagattactttattcatccccgaagggaaattaagtacCAGTGATATTCCATTGTTGCTGTTTACAGTACCTGCTCCATCGCCTGCGACGGACAAAGTCCTTCATCGTTTTGTAGCCATGATATGACCTGCACagagagacaaggaggaggaggaggaggaggaggaggaggaggaggaggaggaggaggaggaggaggaggaggaggaggcacaaaTTGAGAGATACAACAGAGGTTAGGTTGGGTCATGATTATGAGGGCAGCATGATTGAGCTTGAATGAAACCTACGCTGGAAAGTCAGCTGCAAATTGCCAGccttctctgtctgtccctccagAGACACTGTAGTCGATGGCCCAGTCAGAAACCTGAAAGCAAAAGATGAGAAACTCGTCAGCTTTCATGACTACACACCATGTCCATAATAATTCAAGGCCAAACACGCATAGTGTTTCAAATCACAACAGGGCATTTCCCTGAgtttttgtatgtgtgcgtATAGCTTGGAGACAAATTCAGGAATTAAATGATGTTAATCTGGGATTAAAAATTGTTTTGGGTGAGGGACATAGTTATGGTTAGGGGGCTATgactatgtgtatgtgtgtgtagctgtacTTTACCCATGTCCACTGTGGAGAGGGAGGcttagtgtttgttttggtgCACTCATGGAGTCCTGATGCATCACTCCACATGTAGCGGTCCGTAGGTAAACCTCTGAAACAAAGCATACACACTTTGACTAACTTTGAAGAACAATATATCACAACCAGTCAGCTGGAGAAGAAAAGTTTGAATTTGTTTGTCATATCATGGGGTTGTAGTAAAGGTGTAAATATGTAGTAGAAAATATGGAATGTAAAACATCTCAGCTTGTGtaaagattttttaaatcacattaaattGGATTTATATAGCAGAATCAtgtttgctgttttattttgtcctaTTTAGTGTAAGCAAAACAACTTTCAAATGTAAAGTCAGTGTAATTTCATCATGGTTCATCGGGTCTTCACTTCCACTTAAGACTCCCAAACAAACAATATCATTATGTCACAAAACAAATTATTGGAAGTAATAATCTCTGctgattaaatgtgtttaacaAATACCGAGTTGTAATCTTATTCTCAGAGGTCTCTGGAGCGAGTGGTCTACCTGCTGGTGTAGCCCGAGACTGGGTTCCACCTCTGGTTCTCGTAGATGTAGACACTCTTGACATCGgtctgtgtgtaaatgttaTCTGTGCTGCTGGCCAGTCCCTGGAAGAAGCCGCCTCCGTAGCCACCGCTGTAGACCCAGGCAGTGTGGTCATAGCCAATCCCCCACACTATCCCAACAGTGTTACACTCCACCGAGCGCAGGTGACCTCCGACCTGCCGCCAGAACCTGGACAGAGTAAAAGGGTGGTAATGGCGGAGATGGGAAACTCCTGTACCTTTACATCCTTATCTATCAAAACGTATGttataattagggctgggcaagttaactcgttttaatcgagttaactcaagtgatgagttaactcgattgtttatccgccaattattttcttttttcctgttctgcagcattattttcttttttcctgttctgcagcagtcagcaacagactttcacaaaataaaagcctgactttcacaataaaacaataaataatcaaacctgagtgaatgcgagataaaataattaatcgagttaactcatcacttgagttaattcgagttaactccattgaaacgagttaacttgcccagccttAGTTataatctctctctgtcttattCTTACATCTGGTCGCAGGGTGTGGGGTAAGGCACGGCCTCCAGACCAGGAGTGGGCTCGCAGACAAAGATGTCTCCTTTACAGGTGATGGACCAGATGGCGTGTTTGGAGGGAGGACCCTCGATTCTCCTGGAGTCGCAGGATGACACACTCAACAATGCcagctggagggagggaggtagaggCAGAAGGAGGAagtcagagagggagacacaagtgacaaaaagacaatttttttcccaTGGCAGTTACTTTATCACAGAGAGAAGTAAAATCGATTACATtataatgatgtgtttttaataatgttatACTGTTACTTCAGAAGATGAGCGATGTTTTGGATGAAAACAATTTGGTTTTTAAATCTttcttgcatcaagcatgctgTGTAGAAGTTAGACAAACCCAGTCGTGCATTTCCAGCTCTGTGCCAGCTGCCACTCGGATCGGCCACCTCTGTT
Protein-coding sequences here:
- the bhlha15 gene encoding class A basic helix-loop-helix protein 15; amino-acid sequence: MKSKRKAVKTSIQTWSDPEPELEPDTEPEPGSSEQEGSEASVRIGGSWRGSLRSGGRNRQGGAGGGRRRRQRSSSTKERSLRRLESNERERQRMHKLNNAFQALQEAIPHVKTDKKLSKIETLTLAKNYIKALTTVVVDMSGACLPTGGVPSEASAAKLLQCYQQHLEDDGEDDLTQYLTHMHSFGQRS